One stretch of Manis pentadactyla isolate mManPen7 chromosome 10, mManPen7.hap1, whole genome shotgun sequence DNA includes these proteins:
- the TRABD gene encoding traB domain-containing protein isoform X3 — protein MCRASWSCAGWWGPMSAWTKVGHPEGISQGLRSAAACSGVMSEAERQEAGRTQTLPGSQAGFAQCQEHRPAMEEEEEQPSREADVEPVLTSGASEVVPRVLSGEPQSLSDMDAFNLLLEMKLTRRQERPDLPRTVTQLVAEDGSRVYVVGTAHFSDDSKRDVVKTIREVQPDVVVVELCQYRVSMLKMDEAALLREAKELSLEKLQQAVRQNGVMSGLMQMLLLKVSAHITEQLGMAPGGEFREAFKEASKVPFCKFHLGDRPIPVTFKRAIAALSFWQKVKLAWGLCFLSDPISKDDVERCKQKDLLEQMMAEMIGEFPDLHRTIVSERDIYLTYVLRQAARRLELPRSSDAEPRKCVPSVVVGVVGMGHVPGIEKNWTTDLNIQEIMTVPPPSISGRVSRLAAKAAALGLLGYGLYWMGRRAASLVLSLPATQYCLQRASMARPHQ, from the exons ATGTGCCGGGCTTCCTGGAGCTGTGCTGGCTGGTGGGGACCTATGTCAGCCTGGACTAAGGTGGGCCACCCTGAGGGTATCAGCCAGGGTCTGCGGAGTGCTGCGGCCTGCAGTGGTGTGATGAGCGAGGCCGAGCGTCAGGAAGCCGGAAGGACTCAGACGCTCCCGGGCAGCCAAGCAG GCTTCGCTCAGTGCCAGGAACACCGTCCAgccatggaggaggaagaggagcagccgTCTCGGGAG GCTGACGTCGAACCCGTCCTGACATCAGGGGCTTCGGAGGTGGTGCCCAGGGTGCTTTCCGGAGAACCGCAGAGCCTGT CTGACATGGACGCTTTCAACCTGCTCCTGGAGATGAAGCTGACACGGCGGCAGGAAAGGCCCGACCTGCCGCGCACAGTGACCCAGCTGGTGGCCGAGGATGGGAGCAGGGTGTACGTGGTGGGCACCGCCCACTTCAGCGATGACAGCAAGAGAGATGTCGTGAAG ACCATCCGGGAGGTGCAGCCCGACGTGGTGGTCGTGGAGCTCTGCCAGTACCGCGTGTCCATGCTGAAGATGGACGAGGCCGCCCTGCTGCGCGAGGCCAAGGAGCTCAGcttggagaagctgcagcaggcTGTGAGGCAG AACGGGGTCATGTCCGGGCTCATGCAGATGCTGCTGCTTAAGGTGTCCGCCCACATCACCGAGCAGCTGGGCATGGCCCCCGGCGGCGAGTTCAGAGAGGCCTTCAAGGAG gccaGCAAGGTGCCTTTCTGCAAGTTCCACCTGGGCGACCGGCCCATCCCCGTGACCTTCAAGAGGGCCATTGCCGCACTGTCCTTCTGGCAGAAGGTCAAGCTGGCCTGGGGCCTGTGTTTCCTGTCCGACCCTATCAG CAAGGATGACGTGGAGCGGTGCAAACAGAAGGACCTGCTGGAACAGATGATGGCCGAGATGATTGGCGAGTTTCCAGACCTGCACCGCACCATCGTCTCGGAGCGCGACATCTACCTGACCTACGTGCTGAGGCAGGCCGCCCGGCGCCTCGAGCTGCCGCGCTCCTCTGACG CCGAGCCCAGGAAGTGCGTCCCGTCCGTGGTGGTGGGCGTCGTGGGCATGGGCCACGTCCCCGGCATTGAGAAGAACTGGACCACCGACCTCAACATCCAGGAGATCATGAC CGTCCCCCCGCCGTCCATCTCCGGCAGAGTGTCCCGGCTGGCCGCAAAGGCTGCGGCCTTGGGCCTGCTGGGCTACGGTCTGTACTGGATGGGGCGCCGCGCTGCCAGCCTGGTCCTGTCGCTGCCCGCCACCCAGTACTGCCTGCAGAGGGCGTCAATGGCCCGGCCGCACCAGTAG
- the TRABD gene encoding traB domain-containing protein isoform X5, with translation MCRASWSCAGWWGPMSAWTKVGHPEGISQGLRSAAACSGVMSEAERQEAGRTQTLPGSQAGFAQCQEHRPAMEEEEEQPSREADVEPVLTSGASEVVPRVLSGEPQSLSDMDAFNLLLEMKLTRRQERPDLPRTVTQLVAEDGSRVYVVGTAHFSDDSKRDVVKTIREVQPDVVVVELCQYRVSMLKMDEAALLREAKELSLEKLQQAVRQNGVMSGLMQMLLLKVSAHITEQLGMAPGGEFREAFKEASKVPFCKFHLGDRPIPVTFKRAIAALSFWQKVKLAWGLCFLSDPISKDDVERCKQKDLLEQMMAEMIGEFPDLHRTIVSERDIYLTYVLRQAARRLELPRSSDAEPRKCVPSVVVGVVGMGHVPGIEKNWTTDLNIQEIMTYRLG, from the exons ATGTGCCGGGCTTCCTGGAGCTGTGCTGGCTGGTGGGGACCTATGTCAGCCTGGACTAAGGTGGGCCACCCTGAGGGTATCAGCCAGGGTCTGCGGAGTGCTGCGGCCTGCAGTGGTGTGATGAGCGAGGCCGAGCGTCAGGAAGCCGGAAGGACTCAGACGCTCCCGGGCAGCCAAGCAG GCTTCGCTCAGTGCCAGGAACACCGTCCAgccatggaggaggaagaggagcagccgTCTCGGGAG GCTGACGTCGAACCCGTCCTGACATCAGGGGCTTCGGAGGTGGTGCCCAGGGTGCTTTCCGGAGAACCGCAGAGCCTGT CTGACATGGACGCTTTCAACCTGCTCCTGGAGATGAAGCTGACACGGCGGCAGGAAAGGCCCGACCTGCCGCGCACAGTGACCCAGCTGGTGGCCGAGGATGGGAGCAGGGTGTACGTGGTGGGCACCGCCCACTTCAGCGATGACAGCAAGAGAGATGTCGTGAAG ACCATCCGGGAGGTGCAGCCCGACGTGGTGGTCGTGGAGCTCTGCCAGTACCGCGTGTCCATGCTGAAGATGGACGAGGCCGCCCTGCTGCGCGAGGCCAAGGAGCTCAGcttggagaagctgcagcaggcTGTGAGGCAG AACGGGGTCATGTCCGGGCTCATGCAGATGCTGCTGCTTAAGGTGTCCGCCCACATCACCGAGCAGCTGGGCATGGCCCCCGGCGGCGAGTTCAGAGAGGCCTTCAAGGAG gccaGCAAGGTGCCTTTCTGCAAGTTCCACCTGGGCGACCGGCCCATCCCCGTGACCTTCAAGAGGGCCATTGCCGCACTGTCCTTCTGGCAGAAGGTCAAGCTGGCCTGGGGCCTGTGTTTCCTGTCCGACCCTATCAG CAAGGATGACGTGGAGCGGTGCAAACAGAAGGACCTGCTGGAACAGATGATGGCCGAGATGATTGGCGAGTTTCCAGACCTGCACCGCACCATCGTCTCGGAGCGCGACATCTACCTGACCTACGTGCTGAGGCAGGCCGCCCGGCGCCTCGAGCTGCCGCGCTCCTCTGACG CCGAGCCCAGGAAGTGCGTCCCGTCCGTGGTGGTGGGCGTCGTGGGCATGGGCCACGTCCCCGGCATTGAGAAGAACTGGACCACCGACCTCAACATCCAGGAGATCATGAC GTACAGACTGGGCTGA
- the TRABD gene encoding traB domain-containing protein isoform X4, translated as MCRASWSCAGWWGPMSAWTKVGHPEGISQGLRSAAACSGVMSEAERQEAGRTQTLPGSQAGFAQCQEHRPAMEEEEEQPSREADVEPVLTSGASEVVPRVLSGEPQSLSDMDAFNLLLEMKLTRRQERPDLPRTVTQLVAEDGSRVYVVGTAHFSDDSKRDVVKTIREVQPDVVVVELCQYRVSMLKMDEAALLREAKELSLEKLQQAVRQNGVMSGLMQMLLLKVSAHITEQLGMAPGGEFREAFKEASKVPFCKFHLGDRPIPVTFKRAIAALSFWQKVKLAWGLCFLSDPISKDDVERCKQKDLLEQMMAEMIGEFPDLHRTIVSERDIYLTYVLRQAARRLELPRSSDAEPRKCVPSVVVGVVGMGHVPGIEKNWTTDLNIQEIMTVQPAS; from the exons ATGTGCCGGGCTTCCTGGAGCTGTGCTGGCTGGTGGGGACCTATGTCAGCCTGGACTAAGGTGGGCCACCCTGAGGGTATCAGCCAGGGTCTGCGGAGTGCTGCGGCCTGCAGTGGTGTGATGAGCGAGGCCGAGCGTCAGGAAGCCGGAAGGACTCAGACGCTCCCGGGCAGCCAAGCAG GCTTCGCTCAGTGCCAGGAACACCGTCCAgccatggaggaggaagaggagcagccgTCTCGGGAG GCTGACGTCGAACCCGTCCTGACATCAGGGGCTTCGGAGGTGGTGCCCAGGGTGCTTTCCGGAGAACCGCAGAGCCTGT CTGACATGGACGCTTTCAACCTGCTCCTGGAGATGAAGCTGACACGGCGGCAGGAAAGGCCCGACCTGCCGCGCACAGTGACCCAGCTGGTGGCCGAGGATGGGAGCAGGGTGTACGTGGTGGGCACCGCCCACTTCAGCGATGACAGCAAGAGAGATGTCGTGAAG ACCATCCGGGAGGTGCAGCCCGACGTGGTGGTCGTGGAGCTCTGCCAGTACCGCGTGTCCATGCTGAAGATGGACGAGGCCGCCCTGCTGCGCGAGGCCAAGGAGCTCAGcttggagaagctgcagcaggcTGTGAGGCAG AACGGGGTCATGTCCGGGCTCATGCAGATGCTGCTGCTTAAGGTGTCCGCCCACATCACCGAGCAGCTGGGCATGGCCCCCGGCGGCGAGTTCAGAGAGGCCTTCAAGGAG gccaGCAAGGTGCCTTTCTGCAAGTTCCACCTGGGCGACCGGCCCATCCCCGTGACCTTCAAGAGGGCCATTGCCGCACTGTCCTTCTGGCAGAAGGTCAAGCTGGCCTGGGGCCTGTGTTTCCTGTCCGACCCTATCAG CAAGGATGACGTGGAGCGGTGCAAACAGAAGGACCTGCTGGAACAGATGATGGCCGAGATGATTGGCGAGTTTCCAGACCTGCACCGCACCATCGTCTCGGAGCGCGACATCTACCTGACCTACGTGCTGAGGCAGGCCGCCCGGCGCCTCGAGCTGCCGCGCTCCTCTGACG CCGAGCCCAGGAAGTGCGTCCCGTCCGTGGTGGTGGGCGTCGTGGGCATGGGCCACGTCCCCGGCATTGAGAAGAACTGGACCACCGACCTCAACATCCAGGAGATCATGAC GGTCCAGCCTGCTTCCTGA
- the TRABD gene encoding traB domain-containing protein isoform X6: MCRASWSCAGWWGPMSAWTKVGHPEGISQGLRSAAACSGVMSEAERQEAGRTQTLPGSQAGFAQCQEHRPAMEEEEEQPSREADVEPVLTSGASEVVPRVLSGEPQSLSDMDAFNLLLEMKLTRRQERPDLPRTVTQLVAEDGSRVYVVGTAHFSDDSKRDVVKTIREVQPDVVVVELCQYRVSMLKMDEAALLREAKELSLEKLQQAVRQNGVMSGLMQMLLLKVSAHITEQLGMAPGGEFREAFKEASKVPFCKFHLGDRPIPVTFKRAIAALSFWQKVKLAWGLCFLSDPISKDDVERCKQKDLLEQMMAEMIGEFPDLHRTIVSERDIYLTYVLSRAQEVRPVRGGGRRGHGPRPRH; encoded by the exons ATGTGCCGGGCTTCCTGGAGCTGTGCTGGCTGGTGGGGACCTATGTCAGCCTGGACTAAGGTGGGCCACCCTGAGGGTATCAGCCAGGGTCTGCGGAGTGCTGCGGCCTGCAGTGGTGTGATGAGCGAGGCCGAGCGTCAGGAAGCCGGAAGGACTCAGACGCTCCCGGGCAGCCAAGCAG GCTTCGCTCAGTGCCAGGAACACCGTCCAgccatggaggaggaagaggagcagccgTCTCGGGAG GCTGACGTCGAACCCGTCCTGACATCAGGGGCTTCGGAGGTGGTGCCCAGGGTGCTTTCCGGAGAACCGCAGAGCCTGT CTGACATGGACGCTTTCAACCTGCTCCTGGAGATGAAGCTGACACGGCGGCAGGAAAGGCCCGACCTGCCGCGCACAGTGACCCAGCTGGTGGCCGAGGATGGGAGCAGGGTGTACGTGGTGGGCACCGCCCACTTCAGCGATGACAGCAAGAGAGATGTCGTGAAG ACCATCCGGGAGGTGCAGCCCGACGTGGTGGTCGTGGAGCTCTGCCAGTACCGCGTGTCCATGCTGAAGATGGACGAGGCCGCCCTGCTGCGCGAGGCCAAGGAGCTCAGcttggagaagctgcagcaggcTGTGAGGCAG AACGGGGTCATGTCCGGGCTCATGCAGATGCTGCTGCTTAAGGTGTCCGCCCACATCACCGAGCAGCTGGGCATGGCCCCCGGCGGCGAGTTCAGAGAGGCCTTCAAGGAG gccaGCAAGGTGCCTTTCTGCAAGTTCCACCTGGGCGACCGGCCCATCCCCGTGACCTTCAAGAGGGCCATTGCCGCACTGTCCTTCTGGCAGAAGGTCAAGCTGGCCTGGGGCCTGTGTTTCCTGTCCGACCCTATCAG CAAGGATGACGTGGAGCGGTGCAAACAGAAGGACCTGCTGGAACAGATGATGGCCGAGATGATTGGCGAGTTTCCAGACCTGCACCGCACCATCGTCTCGGAGCGCGACATCTACCTGACCTACGTGCTGAG CCGAGCCCAGGAAGTGCGTCCCGTCCGTGGTGGTGGGCGTCGTGGGCATGGGCCACGTCCCCGGCATTGA